Part of the Sylvia atricapilla isolate bSylAtr1 chromosome 1, bSylAtr1.pri, whole genome shotgun sequence genome, CTGGAGAGAACTGGGTTGTGTACTAGCAACTTACTGATGACTGAAGaaagtttttcatttctgtaacCCTGCTTTTGCTTTCATTGTCTAAATTCTAAGAAGCAATTCATTTGTTTCTAGAGCATTGAAGTCTGCTTGAGCATGAGTCTGTTGGATATGTTTTAGGCACTATTCAAATACAAGAAAAGTAGCTCTTGtatattggattttttttaactgcttgaAATACAATACTTGGTTTTCAATTCTTTCTTTAGAAAGGATGAACATTTTGCAAAGTAATCAAAATTCTGAGTATTTACTGCATTATAACTAAAGCTACTGTATGTACAGGTTACCAGCCAACAAGTGCAAAGTATAAAATCCAGATGGCTGAAGAAGGATTAGCAGAAGCTCTTGTTTTGTCACTAGCATTAGTTGAACATCAACTTCTCGAGAAGTTGTGGGTACTTAAAGCTCTCCAGCATCTTTCCACCTCTGGTAAGAACAAACTATTCTTTCAATAATCTCATTAGCACTGATCTTAGATCATTTCTTCTGTGAGCATGCCTGAAACAATTACTGGCCCGTAGAGAATTAATTACTCCAATTTACattatttcagcaaaaaattGTAGAGAAATGGTGAAGGCCCAAGCAGCCAGCAGGCTTTGTTTGTATCTAAATGATGCTGATCCCTCAGGACAGCTGGTGTTCCGTTCCTCAGATATCCTATGGAACCTGCtagaaaacacttcaaaagaAGACGTTGTTAATCAGCTCAGGAGCTTGGAATGTGTACAGTAAGTACATGGAGTACATAattttatgaattaattttgtaGTTTTTGAGGCATCTAAGGCATTCTATTGTTGTAGCACATTGTTTGAAATTAACTGAGAGAAATGCAAATGGGTCTCTGATTACATCCTCAGTAAGTTTTCAGTATTAACACAGTTGTTGCTATTACAGGGCAAGACCAAGGTGCTCTGTTACTTAGTGCAGGAGGAATAGCTTTGTCTATTGCTTTGTACCATAAAAGAGCTAATTGCAGGATTTTCAAGCTCCCATGTTAGGCTCAACAGGCCAGTATTCCTTCACTGTTGAAATGCTGATGTTACAAAATTACTAGGAATTTCTATGCCATGATACACAAGGTTTATTTCTAGGTCCTCTGCTGGCATAAATAACACATTCTTTCTTAGTGAGTTAGGctgttttaactttttaattagACTATTTCTTCTAAATAATCATTCAGCAATGTCCAGTTCCACATTTAAGTAAATACTGTGTCTTTGTATTAATTAATTATAACACAAACAGTGGAAGATGCAATTTCTAATACATGCATCTTGCATCTGTAAATCAATTGGATGTCTAGTGGTACCCAAAAGAATCCACTTCATGATAAAGTTTTAAGTTACTTCTCTGGCAGTTAAAACCTAGGTCTTTGAAAAGTATGATGCTGAATAAGGGTTCATTTACATAGTGCTGTCCAACATAAgaatatcaaaagaaaatgtaaaatgtatttcattttgttttaaggGCATTGAAAGAAGTCTTTTTAGACCTTCTCACGCGTGGCTTCCGGCACTGTGATCATCAGCTGCGGAATGACCTCTTGGTGATAGCCACATTGCTAGCTGAAAACCCTGCAGTACCTATGATTGTAAGTATTTAGAGTTGTATTCCAGAGACTAATAacttctcctttgcttttataGGCTCAGGATTCTTCCCCATTATggttctatttattttttttttttttttactatgtctccaatgcttttttttctttcttgagttTGCTGagcaagaaaacattttttctttctgcaattGTCTTGACCTCAAAGAGACTTAAAATCTGTATGTCATTAGCCCATATTACTAGCATCAACCTTATTTAATGCTTAGAGAATCACATTAACATTATTTATGTGCAAAATGTAATGTTAATTCTTGTATTCTTGTACAGATTCTTGAATATGCCATTCTCTTATAGTGAGTTTTGCCTTAAATCTCATTTGTTGTTTGAAGATGTAGGCTCTTTTCAGATGACCCAAGTTCAATGTGTGCCTTATAACTGGGAACAAGAAGGGTGTCCAAAACTCAGCTCAGGAGCTCTAAGTAAGattctgagaaaataattacttaGATCCAGTAAGAGGCacataaattgttttaaagacTATGTCTCATAATGCACTACCATGACTTGCCTCAAATGTAGATGACTCATTCTTTTGTAATATTCCAGAATTTTTATGAGAAACCTGCagagaaattaactttttataGACATTAATATTGCTTTAGTTTCTTGTTTTATAGCTGAGATTTACAACTTAAAATGAAGTTGTGACATTCATACTGAATAATTAAGCAATCATATGCCTGTGGATCTATTGGCTGTTCAGGAAAATATTACTTTCCTCTGGAAGAGAAGTTTTCCAAGTGACTGTATTACTAAATGAAGGTTACATGCTTTTCATTCAAGCTTTTCATTTAACACCAACTAGTATGAAATGTCTGTTATACTATTGCAGCAACATATTGGATATCTAAAACACTAAAATTTTTTATCTGTCTGTAGAGACATGGCATTTTATTCCCACAAAATAAGTAAACCAggtatgtatttttaattcctcatactgagaggaagaaaaaatgtttttatgcaaagaaaatattaaaacaatttaatttagGTTCTTTACTTTCAGCCTGCCTAGAGATTTTACAAGGTGTAAATATCAGGCAGAAAAAACATTAACATTACCATTTAATCCTGCCTTATAGGTAATACTAGAGCAATTTCTTCAGACTGTTCCCTTTTCTTCCTAATATACTATCCAAGCAACTTCAGAAAAGTTAATCTTGTATTTTACATAGTCCACAAATCAGCACAAGAGTCTGAgcctttgaaaaggaaaagttttctcATCACAAGCAAACtgtaaaatatatgtaaagTTCATAATGATATTAATTATCATCTCTGTGTTAGAACAAAACTGCTAATTGCTTACCTCAGAAACAAAACTCTTTTGCCTCTAATGTGCTGCATAGACACCTCCTGGCTTTGGTCCTATCCACTGTTATATTAGACAGTCTTGTCTTGCTTTTAGCTCTCTAGGAGCTATGATttacaagattttattttctaagctTCTCATATGGGATATTGGTAAATTCTTCTTGCCCATATATGCAGTTTTCATATGTTCACTTGTAAACTTGTAAATGCACTGAAGTTGAAGTGTATTGCTATGGTAATATTGGTGCAACAATATTATATATACTGATGACCCTGATGAAAAAACATGACCAAgtccattttaaaaaacacagctATAAGAGCACTGGGATTATGATTTTCTTGTGTTAGATTATAGTAGTGAATACTTGTGTTTGGGACTTCCCCACAAACGTTCAGACTTGTACTGAATGAAAGATGGATTTAACAATTGTACCCTTAGGACTTTTGGGTTTTACAATAACCCTTAGTTATTGTTGTATAATGTCCAAATGGTGGTTCTCTTCTTTgataaaattctgtttattctgCCATAGGATACGTTAAATTCTGTGTTCTGAAGAAAAACgtcaaacaaaaattaaatcatcAGCCTTAATTTCActgcaatttaatttaattaatgtaTGTTTTTTGAATGCCTATTAGGAAAGTGGATTTGCAGAGCTCTTGATAGTACTTGCAACATTTACTGAAGGTAAGAGATTCCATGCTGAATAATTAcacaatttttgctttttattataatttttttgtaacttATCTACCATTTCATTCATAGTTAAACTTGCCAATCCCTTGGTAAAAGGTTTTAAATTTACCTACTCATACGAGGATTTTGAGATGAAGAAGTTACTGTTTAATTTAATCGGAATCTTATCTAAAGACCCATCTGCTGCACAGGTAAGTTGCAtcagaacagaaataataagtaaaacaacaacaaacacccACCAAAGGAATCACAAGAATATTACTTATCTGTCCATCTGCCATAGTCCAGTACACTGAAATTATCTGTTATCCAAATCAAGAATTCATACATAGATTCAGACCAAGCCCTGCTGTTGGAAAGCAGCATACAATTTCTATTTTGGAAAGTTACAAACTTAGACTGTGCTAGGAAAATTGCTGGCAAGTGGCAGAGCATTGCTGAAATACACCTGAAGAACataataaaatttaacaaaTCACAATCTGTGGGAAAGCTACAGAACATAACAAGATTTTGCCTGTACTTGTAATGTTTATGACATAGTTTCtcaataaaagaataattttgttaGTGTAGGACAGACAAAGTTGACCCatcctttgatttttcttatttgcatGTGAAACCTGTAAACTaactgtctttttctttgtctggactctgcagctcctcagtgaAAATCATGTGATGCCAGCTTTGCTTTATTATGTAAAACGAAATCAAAAGCTTGGATTTCCTGGCTGGTCTGCTGCCCAATATGAAGAATTACAGCTTCATGCAATTGCTGTTTTAGCTTCAGTGGCTCCTGTGTTAGTTGACAAATATTTGTCCTGCCAAGCAAATGCTCTTCTCCTTGTGTTTCTAGAATGGTGTATAGGCCAAGGTCAGTGGGTACTCATAGCTTTCACACACAGGTAACCTCAAAACAGTTCAATTGAACCTTCTTTCTttgacaggaaaggaaaatgtaaaactCATGATGTTAGAATGATTCTTTTTCATAGGCCACCTAGGAAACCCGTGTTACCAATAAACAACCaaccatcctttttttttctgctgaagggTAACCTGGTGCCCCTTTCCCTGTGAACCACTATATTGATATTCCTTCAGACAAACACCTCTACTGTCTGTGTTTTAAGTGAGCCACACCCTTCCCTTCTGGCAAGAAGTCCAAGCAGTAATTCCTGCCATGAGACAGGACATGTTAACTCAGAGTTGTACATAGTGATACAGGTTCCAGTCTAAAGCTGGCTTCTGGGCATCAGAGTGTGGGCTAAGCAAAAACATGACTAAGTGCACTCAGTTTTGTTGCCCAGATTTCTAAGGGTAGATATTTTTCATCATAAAATTGGTATGTATTACTGGGAGGaaatttttgtttgggttgAATGGAGGTCAAAAAGTTGGTAATAAATGTCGTGCTAAACATAACATATTTTGAGTTTGCAAAACTGCTGATAAACCTagcaaggttaaaaaaatgtataataattttaaatgttcacCAAAACGTTACTGTTTTTATGCATGTAAAAAGTATAATCCTACACAGAAAGCTTATTAGTAGATGATTTTAAACAAGAATCACTTCTAACTTCAACAGGattttgggagggttttgttgttgttgttgtgttttgaggttgtttggtttgggttgttttttgttttttttttttcttttcctgagcaCATAATTCTGAACACAGGTTGTCTGTCTGCCCAAAGGAGTATTTGTTGTGATTGCTCCACAGATCCTTTCTTTGGTCGAGGTCACAGTTTCCATGGAACAGGTGGCCGTGGCAACAAACTTGCACAAATGCGCTACAGCCTCAGAGTGCTGAGATCTGTTGTGGCCATTTATGATGATGCTGTGAGCATTAATTTGTGTGACCAGGGAGCAATTAACCAGCTACTGGGTAAAGCATAATTTGTATTGCTGTTCTTTAATTATTGCATTTCTGTTGACACTAATAATGTTCATGCATTTTTGTGTGCTGTGGTTTTAGTGTGTCATTCCTTTGACTgctgaaaaactaaaaaacctCTACCAATTAATCCAAGATGTAACTGATTTgatgttaattttttccccatttcaaTACACATTGAATGAGTTAAGCAAAACAGACAGTTTTAAAAGTCTAGATGTTTAATTTCAGAGCATAAGCTGCCTCTTCTCGCTGCATTTAGTAGATCTTGTTTTCATTGTGGCAGTCCCCAGAAACTCCAGCTCATGAGTACTTTTCTGCCTAGGTCTATCATGGGATTGCTTTCCACAACTCCTCTTTAGCATAGAATAAAACCAATTACAAGGTGCCTTTATATGAATAAcgtgaagaaaaaaagcagaataaaactgCTTAATCACTGCTCCTGCAATTTTAAGAGTATTTCTTGTTCACTAGCACATACCTActgttaaattttgttttaagttCCAAAACAAACTGGTTTAACTTCTATCTTACAATGATAGAGAGTTTTCAGCActctgaaggaaacaaaactggaaagaTCCTTTGGAATTCAAAGAGTATATTCTAATAATAAGCCtagaaattaagtattttataGCCTCAGTTCAACTCCAGTGAAGACTCTGTGGAAACCTACAGCTTTTagtgaaagcaaaattaatacTACACCTTACATTTCAGAATAAAGTCACTTTTCTTATTCTAGGGGAGTTTTGTGTATGAATGCCCTCTTCCACACAGTGGTTCCAAGGCTGATTTTCTCAGCAGTGGTGGTATTTCATATCTTTCCCTCATTTCCACTGTCAGTTCAAACATCTGTGAAGCTGCAGAGTGGCATGAACCAGCCAGTTTGTTGTCTTTTTCTAAGAGTTCCTTAATTCATATCAGTTCCTGAATTCCTTGTATAACACAATGTAAGGGCAACACAGAGTCTGAAAAAGGGAGAAGTCATTAACTCTGTCACCAAGAGTAAAGGCCGTGAAACTGCAGCATCAGAGTGCTGCACTTCTGAAGTTGTTATTAAAACACAAGAGATAAAACTTAACTTACTTTAGAAGTCCTTTCATGTAAatttgagttttttaaaaagcagtagcTGTAATTGAATTTTGACTTGTGTATAGGCGCATtcatatgtataaaatatatccATTTACAGACATCTTAAAATATGCAGCAGAcaaatctaaagaaaaagaagatacCATTCTACTGGAAATCCAAGCTGacatattatttattttgtctgttcTCTGTGAAAATGATGTCCACAGAAAGGTATGTATATTTCTGCCTTATACTGTGGAGATAATGTCAAAACATactataatttcttttaaggGATGCTGcacttttgtgttttaattgaaaagtaGGTGTTAACTGTAGTTCAATGTTAACAAGTCATGTTTCTTTACATAGCTAAAATTCAAAAACACTCAGAAATCCTCTAGAAAGTGTTGAAATTATTTGATTGttaatttacattatttttaaattgatatatgaaaatatgttaagaaataaattagcactttggaaaaactgaaaatctcttttcctgtgTGTATATTCTGCTCCAACAAGTGGCCCAAATGtattacatataaatatttacatttcctATTTTCCATTGTATTTTCTTACTTGTTTGAATTTAGTAAATACTGCTTAAGAAACATTACTTTAATTAACATTTCAATAGGAACTCTTCAGCTCTGAAGGAACTGGTGTACTTATCCCATTCTTCAAGATGGATCCAAAGAAATTATATAGTGGATTAGGCCACAGTTGTCTCCTCCTCAGTGCACTCGACTGCTTATGGTTAGTGAAGTATTTTAGCAGCAGTAACTCAGAAAAATGTcaaatcttgtattttttaatctgcaaTGCTATGACCTTTCTCTGCACATGTAGGCCTTTCTTCTGTTTATAATGTataaaaattcttcataaaatttgactaattaaaaataatgcaaaagaaatggaatataCTGCATGTAGGATTTTCTAAATGTGGGTTCCGTTTGGCAACCTCACTCCCCACACAGAGTGACCTCCTGACATGCCGAGTCACTCGAGGCATTCTAAGAGAGGCATATGGTTAGAGTCAGTAAATAACTTTAGAGAAGTAAGCAACAGGCAAGAATAGACCAATATTAGCAAAAAATTGCATAAGCATAAGAATCGTTTGTAAAATGGCTGTATTGGgctagaaatattttaaagattgcCAATATataggagggaaaaaatctgttttaaagcaGAGGTtgataaatgcattaaaattgaatatattttctgggagaaaataCTGGTACAGGAGATCTCTTTAGTGTCTCTGTTAATCACCAtagaagaggaaataaagaagCAACAGCAACATGAATGCTGGTTTTATGATGATATAAATCTGGGAGAAGCAAACTGTTGCCAAAAAAATTCTTGCTTGACTCACCCCCTTGATTTTGCTGGCAGAAACATTCACACAGCCCTACAATAAACCAGATTAGGGACATGACCTGGTTAAATTTTAAACTCGTTTGCTGAGTTAGTTTCAGTTCATATACCTACTCTAATTCGTTGAGAGCCTGCCAAATTTCTTCGGCTGCTTCAAGGAAGGTGTGCCACCTGCAGGAGAAGAAACAGCAGTCAAGCAGGGTATATTTAGTTAAAGGTGTAAATGAAAAAACACATGAAACGTGATTTTTCTACTCCTTGAAGGTATGAAGCATGCTGCATATTGCATACCAAATAGTATGCAATTCAGCAACATAAATGAGATGATTGTAGAATGTTCAGAAGCATAAAAGTGTTTCTACAtaagtgaaattatttctgtttaaggTCCTGTGTCATTGGATGTTACATTGCAGAGGACAGTTTTATTGAAAAACAGggcatttttctccttctggaTTTGTTGGCAGtaggtatttttattattggTTTTGTAGaatgacagagaagaaaaagaacatgggaaattgcattatttttgttGCAGTATCTCCTAAGACTgctataataaaaataataataaaaaccccaaacaaacaaccagaaaaccccaccaaaaccaacaaacaaaaaaaaccaccccacaaccccacaatcaaacaaaaaaaaccctagtaTATTTTATTCCCCGTGACAGACTGAGATATCTGCTTAGAAATTAGTGGATAGGTTTTCCcaggatatatttttttaatatatatttgaaGAGGGAGTTTTTAGTTTAACAATATTAtactatttttgaaaaaaaaaaaaaaaaaaaaaaaaaaaaccacaaaacctaTGCTCTTGTTCAAATCATATCTCTCTTCAGAAAAGCACTTAAGTTCTTCACATTGAAGTTAGTAAGAGCACTTGATGGCTTTAACAGTTTTTATGCTTGAAGGTACTTTGTGTATGTGTCTTGTGTGTAGAACTACTTCTTTGGATCTTAGACATAGAGCTGGCACAGACATTTCCCCtcttacaaaataaaaccacaccTTCCTTGGTTCATTCACTCCTCATTCATACTAGTTGTACTGTCAGTCCCTGCTGTTCTTGCAGTGCAAGGCTGCAGACTCTCAGAATAACAggatcatagaatggcctggatTGCAAGGGATCTTAAACATCATTCAGTTCCAGCTCTtctggccatgggcagggccaccttccacAAGATcaaagccacatccagcctgtCCTATCCAGCCTTCAGGGttgggacatccacagcttctctggacaagtTCCCTCATGAACCTCAAagtaaggaattttttcccaatatttaatctaaactgaccctctttcagtttgaagcccTTGCCtcctctcagctgctgccaaaagATCTGGCCACAAAACAGAAGGTGTGCTGTGTGGtgctgctcagcctctgccttCAGAGTCTATTTCTTAGAACAATAAACCTTGGTAGCAGTGGATTCTCCAGCATGTGATCCTGGAGCCATATACACAAAACCTCCCATGTAATTTACACACAGGAATGTGTCTTACATGATCCTACAATCATGTCCCTCATGTTCCTTGATTTATGGAACTTTGCATAGCAGAATTCCAGAAACTTTAAGGATTTACGAGTTTATACGTTAATTTTGTGCAACTACTTGTGATGAAAAGCTTTCAGTTACATAGTACACAATTTCTAAGAAAGTAGACATCGCTGTGTTTTGAACAGTTTAAAActttctttactttttccttGGCCAAGTTAAAGGAAAAGAACCTGTGCAATATAATTCTTGGAATCTTGGTTGAATTTTCTGACAACCCTAAAACCACTTTGCACATGAGTATCTGGCGAGGGAAGAAAGATCAAACAGCAGCTAACCTTCTAATACAGTTATGGAGAGAGGAGGAGTTGGATTTGGGAGTCAGACGTCATGAAGATGGAAGGATTGTTGGTAAGTTTTATGATGCATGGGGAACTGTGAGCAGTCCAGTAAAATAATGACATTATTTGCAATTGCAGTCTGAATTCTGATGACACTAAATAACAGCATTTATAGCTTTACACTATAATTCTTACCAAATCTAAAATATCTTCCatttaatttactttcattttatttaattttatttcttcatctattttcatttcattctggCCACTACATAGCATTTTCTTCATCAGCTGGGAAAGAACTAAGTATTGAGCAGAACCACAACCAGCTTTTCTAATGCTGGACAGTTAAACTGCTTAATTTCTTCCATGAAACACATTGTGTTTTGTCATATGTTGTAAAAAGAATGAGTGCTGTTCTCACAAATTTCTAGTCGTGCTAATTGAAAATTCCTGACCCAAATTATGTTCAAACTCTCGgccaaacaataaaaattacttacatGGTGTGCACAAAGTAAGATGGATTTCCTCTCAGTTTGGTAACATACTACCTCTTCATTCTTCTactctggttttgtgttttattattaGACACGAAGAGACCTATTGTTACCAGCTTCCAGAAACAGCAGAAGGTCATTCCGCTGCCTGCCAGCTGTCCCAGTTTTGCCATCATGGAAATTTCAGAGAGCATACGGGCAAAAGtttattcattattttgcaGGCTAGGTAAGACAAATGAATTGCCTTGTCAGTGTCATATTTGTCATTAAACTGAACTTGTTCACTGGTGATCAATAAAGtcactataaaaaaaaaacaaggtcAAAGGAAACATTGTGATTCAGGGTAGTCCCTTTTTGAATTTCAAGACTTCCCCACTACTTTGCTGCCGCTATCACCAGGAAGAATTTTCTTAAGACTAAACCTAAAATTTGCTTGAAATTCTCTGCGGTTTATTTTCCCACACACAATATCTCTTTCACATATTTTAGTACTTCTACATTTATTTCCCTAGATTGAGAAAGATATTACTTGttgatttgcattttctaaCATAACCTctaattattcttttttgtttctggagtCTTTCCAATTGATTCAAATTCTTCTTGGTCTGTAGTGTCCCAAAGCTGAACACAGCACTCCAGCAGAAGCTTCACAGCCAGATAGAGTTATGTTACTCTACACATCTTGTAAATAAACATTCAGACATAAATGTAACAATAGCTTAATTCCTAGTGGCATGATATTGTTTGCTCATTCAACTTAGAATGTTGTACTGTCATCTACCATCCTGGATTTGTACAGGTGGCTATTCCTAAAGCTAGAATTTTCTATTTGTCCTTACTGAACTAAATTCTGTCGTTTTAGATAGTTTTTCAGAGTAGCAAGATTAATTTGCGTTTTAATCTTTTCATTCAAAATGTGGCAGTCCCTCTTAATTTTTCGTTGTTTGCACACTGAATGTGAATATTCATTATGTCCTTGTCTTAAAAcctgtgggggtgggcggagccccagctgctttgccctggagggagctaaactgaggagttaaggaagaatttcgcaacttcactcagagcccctaagacaaagacaaacctcaTAGTtacggcgacctgtccggagacccacaagccccttcgggattttatgtagatctgttacaattgattggttctgtacccttttcctcccccccggtgtcccataaaaacccctgggtttcctctggtcggcagaggttcctcgtccctggagcctttcgttggtaccctctcaataaagtaccacttgcggaaattccatacgagacctttctctctctcactatggccggctaaaagaggggcaaactcacaagggcatgaactaagagcactgagctgaaatcactgaaagctgaaatcactgagctgaaaaatcactgctctgcccgctgctgagaagcccctctgtccagctgaggagcgccctgaccccccaaggagctgtttctagcgagacatcctttggggtggctgtggctctctgggtcccaagtggcggaccccatccaccagctggaataaaaACCTAGACTGAAGTCAAGATAAGTGATAAATTCTTCCACAtgcatgagattttttttactgtctgtAGACAAAAGTTGGGTCCTAATTTTCAGCAGTTCACATgggatattattttttttacagctaGCATATAGCTGCATTAACATTATTTGTCTAATTATTTGTTCCAGGGCTGTTTTTTTaggcatttgtttgttttcatgtcCATCCTCTGCAGGTTCAAAAATAATCAGTAATTGTTCTGAGATTGCTTCAGCCAGTTCTCTGCTTTACCTAGAGAAGGAACTGGTTTGGAAACATCCTTAATTTCTCTAATAATCTATAGCTACTTGCTCTTCTGTTGTAACCCAGGTTCTTGCTAATTTTAGTAGTGtgaattatattaaatattagaTCACAGCTGAATCCTTTACTAAAATAAAGAGACATAATGTTTTCTTCCAGCTTTCTCCGATATTCACAGATATCTTCCACGTACTCTCTCCAGTGAAGTactgaaaatatctgaaaataaataataacataTGGAAGTATTTTATAGTCTTTTCTCAGCAACTCTTAAGCTCCATAATGGCATGTAACACGATGATCTAGAAAAGCAGTGGTGGTAAACGGTCTTTATTTATGGTATTTCTTAGCTTCAAAACATGATGTAATTATACTCTAGACAGATGCTACTTTCCCAGTCACCACACAGATGATATGAAGTCTAGAAAGAGATTTGATAGattatatttagattttttaatgaagtgcCATTATCATTCagtgtgcaaaaaaaaaaaaaatgaaacatagtCTCAGCAACTATATTGCCCTTCCTTATTCTTTTACACATATTgggaacatttttaaaagatggagTCATGATGCTCAAGGCATTATTGCCAGAAACAAAAATCTACAAGATGGAGGGACAACCTCATTACACAGCTTTGGAACAAAGCACCAGTATAATTTTCCCGTTTGCTACTTCACAGTTAAAGCAGACTCTTTATGTGCTGAGTGCTGCTCTAGAGCCTGTGATCTGTAGACTCAAGTGTTTGTCTTCTTTAACATAAATCAAATCCTTACCACAGAAGTGTAGCATCCTGGCCTACCAAGTGATTGGAAGGCTGACAGAGCCATTCATAAGTAAAGATTTTAGTACAGTGACAGTGCATTATGGAGAAACAGGAGGTTTTTTATCAGCAAAAGCCTGCTCAGGATCAAGAGTGACTGAATGGTTTATATGTGATGAAGATTTTGCATGTGTTTCTATGACAAATAAGATGTCTTTTTTTagaatattatattttaagatAAATTAATCATACTGATGTAATTAATACTCTTCTAGGTTTTGAAAATTTGCCTGGCTTATCTACTAAGGATTTTGTTACGCTTGCTATTATACAACGTTATATTGACTTTAAAGTGAGTATTGTTCAAGCAAATATTACTATTATACCTGCATTCCCAAAAACAGTAAGTATATCTCTGGAGACGGCAAACAAATAAACCTTCAAAAGCTGTCCCCTATGTCACAAGTTATCTTTAATTTCACACAGTGAAAGCCAGTATTCACCAGCAAAAGAAACAATCCCACAT contains:
- the CFAP69 gene encoding LOW QUALITY PROTEIN: cilia- and flagella-associated protein 69 (The sequence of the model RefSeq protein was modified relative to this genomic sequence to represent the inferred CDS: deleted 2 bases in 1 codon; substituted 4 bases at 4 genomic stop codons); protein product: MASLAEPRAPRAASRSPALGPSRSGLRNAPDAAQHVFNTLKAKFKXXXXKKLKVLLFQETLLRSVDLNHVITLLKGSGSKDLEKEQLKTLKKVVKHFENGLPLKNVAQITKILNLCAEKMNEQEAFTEPLCELIKLFGLPFHKKKSSDEQNYAVEVSQSIAQLGYLMRVPSSQVKIQICKSIVSFYNMELPGKLLSGYQPTSAKYKIQMAEEGLAEALVLSLALVEHQLLEKLWVLKALQHLSTSAKNCREMVKAQAASRLCLYLNDADPSGQLVFRSSDILWNLLENTSKEDVVNQLRSLECVQALKEVFLDLLTRGFRHCDHQLRNDLLVIATLLAENPAVPMIESGFAELLIVLATFTEVKLANPLVKGFKFTYSYEDFEMKKLLFNLIGILSKDPSAAQLLSENHVMPALLYYVKRNQKLGFPGWSAAQYEELQLHAIAVLASVAPVLVDKYLSCQANALLLVFLEWCIGQDPFFGRGHSFHGTGGRGNKLAQMRYSLRVLRSVVAIYDDAVSINLCDQGAINQLLDILKYAADKSKEKEDTILLEIQADILFILSVLCENDVHRKELFSSEGTGVLIPFFKMDPKKLYSGLGHSCLLLSALDCLWSCVIGCYIAEDSFIEKQGIFLLLDLLALKEKNLCNIILGILVEFSDNPKTTLHMSIWRGKKDQTAANLLIQLWREEELDLGVRRHEDGRIVDTKRPIVTSFQKQQKVIPLPASCPSFAIMEISESIRAKVYSLFCRLGFENLPGLSTKDFVTLAIIQRYIDFKIGEVWSEICAEVKEEFRPVSSDERTLKIISKVSENTGRTVVALQNEVLQRQLRHKIQEEKKTYKEIQATFTQRELINKSWENFLTRTSNYEALKKAKVLQKTLIEASRAKSGIHSGPEYSTDIPKLHTTVAPGCFVTVKRAPHQHGRGPLADTDDALRKSSVCEGALEKNKRDKTLDSVKKKSVPVE